Proteins encoded together in one Astatotilapia calliptera chromosome 7, fAstCal1.2, whole genome shotgun sequence window:
- the june gene encoding junE proto-oncogene, AP-1 transcription factor subunit codes for MTAKMETPFYHDDSPAVPGFSQIAEYERYSGNKMLMSKKAMSMAGSHHFPSGGGAGGRGGNPNILGLASNSSLMTSAASSAASSADMNLLKLASPDLEHLIIQSNQGLVTTSPVPNSTNPFMYRNQATNEQEGFADGFVKALADLHKQNQLVGGGPMSPPSSSSVSLQASYQRNLMSGGDMPIYTNLSSYNPGQMPYSGGQMAYGGGSGHGGGGAPQPHPRGLDAPQTVPEVPHPAGDPTSPPSLSPIDLETQERIKAERKKLRNRIAASKCRKRKLERISRLEEKVKVLKSQNSDLASTAAMLREQVAQLKQKVMSHVTNGCQISVSSSAASKAGGGGTGSEDSSC; via the coding sequence ATGACGGCCAAGATGGAGACTCCTTTCTACCACGATGACTCCCCCGCTGTGCCCGGCTTCAGCCAGATCGCCGAATACGAGCGCTACTCGGGAAACAAGATGCTGATGAGTAAGAAAGCCATGTCAATGGCAGGAAGTCACCACTTCCCCAGTGGTGGTGGAGCAGGAGGGAGGGGTGGGAACCCCAACATCCTGGGGCTGGCTAGCAACAGCTCCTTGATGACATCAGCAGCGTCCTCTGCAGCATCCTCAGCAGACATGAACCTGCTAAAGCTGGCGTCCCCAGATCTGGAGCACCTGATCATTCAGTCCAACCAGGGGCTGGTCACCACCAGCCCGGTGCCAAACTCCACCAATCCCTTCATGTACCGCAACCAGGCCACCAACGAGCAAGAAGGATTTGCTGATGGCTTTGTCAAGGCGCTGGCAGACCTTCACAAGCAGAACCAGCTGGTTGGAGGTGGGCCCATGTCTCCGCCATCATCCTCTAGTGTCTCCCTGCAGGCGTCCTACCAGAGGAATCTGATGTCAGGTGGAGATATGCCCATCTACACCAACCTGAGCAGCTACAACCCGGGCCAGATGCCATACTCTGGAGGGCAGATGGCATATGGTGGAGGCTCAGGCCACGGTGGAGGTGGAGCACCTCAGCCAcaccctcgaggcctggatgCCCCGCAGACTGTCCCTGAGGTCCCTCATCCTGCAGGGGACCCCACCTCGCCACCGTCGCTCTCGCCAATCGACCTGGAGACACAGGAGCGAATCAAAGCAGAACGCAAGAAACTTCGCAACCGGATTGCCGCATCTAAATGTCGCAAGCGGAAGCTGGAGCGCATCTCACGGCTGGAGGAGAAGGTGAAAGTCCTGAAGAGCCAGAACTCGGACCTGGCCTCCACCGCCGCTATGCTACGGGAACAGGTCGCTCAGCTGAAACA